In Tripterygium wilfordii isolate XIE 37 chromosome 17, ASM1340144v1, whole genome shotgun sequence, the genomic window AGATCTGAAAACCCAAGAGCCTGCAGTTTGAGTATTCAAAGTGAAATTATATGAACGTTTGATCAAAGAAATTTCACCAATTTGAGAATGAGCTTGCTGTTTGTACTAATGTATTCTGgaatgaagaaataaaatagATTCAATGAGGTTCTTCATGTTCCTACAATTCTCTATCCTCCTAACCAAAACAACCATTACACAAAATTTATATTCCAGAGATCTAAAACTTGTTCTAAATCCATATCATCGTCCACTGATTGTGCACAAATCTGCGCCAGATATTTGGAAAGTTGAGGAAATGTGAGAGGAAACATGTGGTCATCTTTCGCACAAAATGAATTCCAGTGTTATCTCCATTTGTTCTTGGGACAGATGAGGCATCTTCCGCATGGCTCAAAATAGGCAATTCTTGTATTACTCCGGGCTAATTAGGAGTCACAAACTCTGTGCGGTCCGGATGATCGTCCGGATAATCGAATTTGTCCGATCTGAATTTAATCAtgtttggacataaattatatgtctgaaattcgagTTTAAACATTTCATAACAATTCTCTATGGATGACAAAAAAATCAGTTCCAGGCGGACAACATCAAATGCTTACGAAATATGTACGTATCCGGATCTTAACCcggtatttaattgatcaaatccggattggtttaaatatgAACAAGTAAaccggacaataatctaatctggATTAGGGTCTGGACAAGATTTCTATGTTTGGACTCAGGCTCGATTTTAAAcaagacaaaaattttgtgtttggccCTAAATATCGAACATGTAACTTATGATCACACATCGAGAAAATTACGGGAGGAGCGACAATAGATAGGGAAAACTCACAACCTAAAATATTAAGACCGATTTTTGGGTCTAAGCGAAGACGTTGGGCCTGAAGGAACAAATCCATATGGACATTggctcaaagcggacaatatcttgGTGTGTTTGGGCTTGTGGGCATTATGAGTCCATCCAAAGTTTAACTCAATTTATCCAGAGACGAAAAGTCTCATCGCAGCCCTACAATTCTCCAAAAACATTTGGGCTTAACTTTCATGGGCCATAGCTACTATAAACCTCTTCATATCTTTTCAGACTGGGTCTTCTTATATCATATGAATCTACCTTCTATTTTGACTTGAGCCACTATTGTCATTTGTCTGGGGTATTGTATAACTCTTTATGGGCCTGGTCACTTGGCCCAACCCAAAATCTATTTTTTAAGTGTAAACAGAGAGTCTACTCGTTAACAACTTGTTATTTCCCAGCATCTCAAAATGCTTGTCCAAAGCATATGTCTTAAACTTCCGTATTGGTTCTTCATAATTACCATTTGTTATACCCTCTTTATCTTTCTCTCAAAGAAAGCATCCAAGGCTTTTTTTCACTttaaaaattgattaaaaaaaataaaacccacCACCCCTAAAGCTAATGGCTCACTTTATAGAAAGTCAAAAGCTTTGACAAAAGAGTAAAATCAAGAAGAAAATCCAAGCACATAGAGCATCCAAGGATATAccattttgtgtgtgtgtgtatgtatatatataataaaatagaCCATATATTGTATGTTTGATTGGAAGTTTCCGGGCAAGTGTGAAGTGTCCATGGCTAGAGCCATCACAAAAGTCCATGGGAGTAGTTGCGCGAAAAGCCGAAAGTCTCACATCCATGATATTATCAACTTTGGATTTACCAATAAATCGGGAAAAAATCTCATATGAGATAGACTCACTCTTATAAACCCACATATATTGACATTATCAATCGATGGATGTGGGACTACAAATAATCATAACAACAAAAACCATAATTTTCTAGAGAAttaaagttgttagtgtagctgaTGGAAAGCCCAATCCATCAGCATGATATTATAAGTTTTGAGTCATCTCAGCCCAAGAATTATTTTAAAACGCGTTATGCTAGTTAAGGAAGAGTTTGTCCATATAAAGCACTTATCAAGTCCTCACCCCAACGATATGGGACGAAGGATCTGTCACATGAATTCACATcaataacaattaatcaaactgATCAAAAACCACTAGCAATGTAGTTCatccacattttttttaattaaatctgGCAATCgtataaaatttatttaaattggtAATTAAATTAACATCTAACTCCACGTAATAATAATGAAATGAGTTACGATGGTTGGAGTAGATTTATCATTTATATCATGTACTCTCATTGCTTATCTAGTAAGACAAATGATGATGACAAAGAATTATAAATTAACAATTAAAACACAATCCCAAACTTAATTTTATAAAGAAAGTCAAATTATGCTAGTTAGAGCTTGGGCTCCAAGCGTTGGTCTAGATTTCTAACTTCTAATAAGTGGGGGTAAAAATGTAATTTTggtcatgttttatttttgtttttttttttgtcccatatTCGTGTCTCAAGTATTGAGGAATATTTATTGACGAAGTTTAATGTGGATTTGAAATCCGGATGTGAGAAATACCAAAAGAGTGTAGAATCCGGTGTCGTTGAACAGTAAACAATTctgactttttcttcttttatacttGTTTTCTCTCGATCTTTACAGAGTTGTCTACATTTTCTTAAAGATTTTCTGTTGTGCTGCGGTGCAGATCTCTCAGTAGTATCTGAAGTTTTGTTGTTTGATGGAATTCATGTGAACCAAACCCTGTCTGGCTTTGTTGTTTCAGGGACCCGCTTTTGCATTTCTGTGCAGATCTCTGGTGGGTTGTGATTTTAGCTGATCCAGCTTTGAAGGGCTCGGTTTCTTAGCAGGTTTGTTTATAGATGCAAAGACTCGAACTTTTGCGTATTACCGTTGTGGTTTTGCTAATAATAACATTTTCTTGCTTAATATGCTAAACCCCTTTGTTTTCTTAGATGTAGAAGCAAATCGTGGCCTTTTCTTTTCCAAGCTTCTGCGATTAAATTCTCTCGAATCGTCTCTGTCCCtggaatttttttcctttttctttttttgggttctcGGTAATTTTTCAAGTTATTGGGTTTTCCACCATTAATCTATATAGATTGGGTAAAGCTTTTAGCTTTTTGTTGATGGGTGTCCTACAAGAATGCAATTGTTCAGGTTAAACTAGTTGTGTGGTTTAAGATGATGCTTAGAAACATATGAGTTGTGGCTGAATCATGCTTGGTTATTCTAGCTACTTTGTGGTCCATGTGAAGCTGACCTTTTCCTGATACtacatcctttttcttttttggtacttttttatttctcttttttcgCTTTATCTTTTGATCTTTGCAAATGAGCCGGAATTGAGTCACCATCTTTTACTTATGGCAGCCATATGCGCATGGTCATTGTGTATAAATTTATCAGAGGAAGAGAGATATAATATAACAGGACTGTTGCTGTGATAAAGCTTGTAAAATGTCCTTCCGTAGCATAGTTCGTGATGTGAGGGATGGCTTTGGGAGTTTATCTAGACGGGGTTTTGAAGTGAGGCTGACTGGCCATCATAGAGGAAAGTCTCAAGGTTCATTACATGACTTGCATGACCAACCTCTTGTGATTCAGAACAGTCGTTGGGCTAGTCTACCTCCGGAGCTTCTATTTGACATAATCAAGAGATTGGAGGAGAGTGATAGCACTTGGCCTGCTAGAAAGCATGTTGTTGCATGTGCCGCTGTATGCCGGTCTTGGAGAGCTATGTGCAAAGAAATTGTTAAGAGCCCCGAGTTCTGTGGGAAGCTGACTTTCCCAGTGTCTCTAAAGCAGGTAAGCATTTTTGTCATTAACTTTGCATTTGGTAAAGCGGTTGACCTGCTTATGTTCTTGGCCTCGCTAACCGTCTTCTTTGGATTCCAGCCTGGGTCACGTGATGGAATGATCCAGTGTTTTATTAAGAGGGATAAATCAAAGCTAACTTAtcacctttttctttgtctCAGCCCTGGTAAGTTCCTCAACCAACCACTTGATTTCCTTTTGTTTGTCAAAAACTACTTCAAGGTTTTGGAGCCCTTCACATGCTTATTAGCTTCGCGAGCCTTATGTATTTGTGGTATTGAGATAGGACTAGTCAATGAATCTTTTAAAAATGTCTTTGTGATGGTGTGGGGCTTCAAATAGTGTATTTTGTGTCCGGAGAACTATATGACATTTTAGAATTTGTTTGTGGAAGGACAAGGATTTTCTAAAgttgttttgtttaaatttaaaacttCTATTGGAATATGGGCGTGCTATTAACTTATGCATGTGGATATACTTTGTTCTTTATTTGTTAACTTGCCTTTGTAATTTTTGCCATTGGTGTGTTGCAGCAAAAACTACTTCTCAATTATTGGCCATTTTTGAATTTGAGAAAACCATCGCTCTCCTGAATCTGATTGATTATTTCTAATTTTTGTGTTATAGCATTGCTGGTTGAAAATGGGAAATTCCTTCTCTCGGCAAAAAGAACTCGACGAACTACTTTCACAGAGTATGTTATCTCAATGGATGCTGACAATATCTCAAAATCAAGCAGCACATATATTGGAAAGTTGAGGTGAGAAGATTATGctccattagaatacgaagGCCTCTTTGTGTTCAAATTCTTTATACATAATGCGAGTCAAACACCCAAGTGTTTTCATCCATATGTGGCATTCCTGTTTATTAGTTAGTCCTTATATTGTGGCAGTTGCCATTCTTAATTCAGAATGGGATTTGCCTTGTCATGAGATGCCCTTGTTCCCGAAGAATGTTTTTGACTAAAATTGAAAGCAGACTTCCTGCTTCTGAATGAAAGCATCATGTATTGTTGTCTTCCCTGCATTTATGGAGCTTCTCAAGATCACACTTTTTAAGTAGAAGGGAAATGTGACAATGGTGTGTGGTATAGAGCTTTTCTTCGCAATTGACTGAGGATGCACAATTCTTCTTTATAAAATTTTGGCACTTCTACTTGGATGTGGACTTGTTGCGTGTGAGGCATCCTTATTTGCCATTGTTTCTTCATGTCCCAATGATTGTATTGCATgatcatttatttttattctctttgtgATGAGCTAGCTGTATATTGTCAATGTACTTTTGCAACTCCAATCATATCACTGATTCATCTACATTCATGTTCCAGATCGAATTTTCTTGGCACAAAATTCATAATATATGACACACAGCCGCCGTACACTGCTGCTAATGTTCCGCCTCCTGGCAGATCAAGTCGTAGATTTTATTCCAAAAGGGTCTCCCCGAAGGTCCCAACGGGAAGCTACAACATATCTCAAATCAGTTATGAACTAAATGTGTTGGGAACCCGAGGCCCCCGAAGAATGCACTGCCTTATGCACTCAATCCCAGTGTCAGCACTTGATGTCGGTGGCAGTGTCCCTGGGCAACCAGAGCTTCTTCCACGCAGCCTTGAGGACTCCTTTCGGAGTATCTCATTAACCAAGTCTCTTGAGCACTCTGTTGAGTTCAGCAGCGCAAGATTTTCTGATATTGTCGGGCCTCGTGGTGACGATGATGAGGAGGGCAAGACTCAACCCTTGGTTCTCAAAAACAAGCCCCCAAGATGGCATGAGCAGTTACAGTGTTGGTGCCTCAACTTCAGGGGCCGCGTAACTGTAGCCTCTGTTAAGAATTTCCAGTTGATTGCTGCTACACAGCCAGCAGCTGGTGCACCCACTCCATCTCAGCCAGCCCCATCAGATCATGATAAAATCATTCTGCAATTTGGCAAGGTTGGCAAAGATAAGTTCACCATGGATTATCGTTATCCTTTATCTGCATTTCAGGCTTTTGCAATCTGCCTGAGCAGCTTTGACACCAAATTGGCTTGTGAATAAATGGCGACGTCCCATGAAAAAGAACATATGttatctttttcctttttgttgccATCTTTGACGCCAAATAGGAAGGATAGGAAATTGTTGTTTGTGTTATTCTCTGTTGTTGCAGAACTTAATTGTAAATGTGGCCCTGATAACAGCATTCACAGCATTGTAAGACTGCATTCTTGTACCCTTTGTCTCCACCATCAGTCAATTCATAAATTCAGCCTCATCTGATGTCTGTTTCTTTATGTATCTGATTTGTCCTATGAAGACTCACTTTTGCTATGGTTCCAGTGGCTTCCCTTAAGCAAGCCAGGGCCTATGAGTCGTCGGTTTATTCTTAAATAGGCACCCGGTCAGAGCCCTTGACTCCTTCCACGGTTTGGGAGCTTACGGTTTCATATTGTATTTCATTCTCTTATGGGGGTTCTTTTCACCATTCCCTTATGGTACTATTTCGTTATAGGTCACCCAGGAGTATTTATTATTGCAGGGTGGTTCTTGTTGATTCACACATAATTCCATGTGCCTCGTGCTACTCGGGTCAGAACGTAAAATGGTAATGCTTTCGGTTATTGAATTATCATCATCTAGGGTGTAGGACTTCACCACTTTGACTGAACTATCATAATCTAGGGTGCAACACTCCACCACTTTGCCTAACAGCACAACGTTTGTATTGCTCTCTCACAAGTTACATGAtattgatttttgaaaaaaattatattgatatTATTATGCATATCTtcgataaattaatttaatttattgcaGATAAACTGCCaaattttgtcctttttttttgtgttagtgTGAAGAAGGCACGattaatcaaaaaataaaaaaggctaAACTATACTTTATATCCTCAAAGTCGTccgcttttctcgtttttgtccttaaaatttaaattttgctCCAAATATCCTTAATGTTACAAAAACCAACCCAATCTGTCCCGAGCCCGATTTTTCGGTATATAGTTGATGGAAAAAGCTGATGTGGCATATGTTTCCGACAATGGCATTTTtcttacattaaaaaaattacatgtcatcaaaattgccaacacatccctaattattaaataaattaattaaaaataaaaactacttCTTCTTCGAATGACGAACGCCGAATTCCCTTCAGTGAAACCATCTTCTCAATGTCTAAACAAATCAGAGGGAATTAAATCAGATTTGTATCAAATCCATCCACCAGAATCACATGAAAAATAACACTAGCTTGATGGCGGGGTTCCACATCAAGCCACTCCTTTTCCACCTCAAGCCAGTCTTAAGAATGTATGTATCTGTTCCATGTACCCGTCCTAGACATCATATCCGGCATCGGAGGAGAGCGGCGGACCGTCATCAGATTTATGAAAGGTAGCAGATCTGCGGCGGGATGAGCCTAGGGTTGGGTGGATTCTGACGGGGTGAAATGGTTGCTGTGAATGTTGAAATTGATGAGTTTGATAATAAACGAAGAGGGCCCGGTGCTAGTGGTATGATTTTCAAGCCAGTCTCCGGCAGACGAAGTCGTCGATTGGCACGTTAGCATTGGCATTGGCAGTTCCTTCAGTGTGCAGGGCAAGATGGAGAACAACCaatatctattattttttattttcttttacaatTCCACATTACTTAGATGTGTTGCAATTTTGCAAATGAGCCATttgttgagtggcaatgactttgcatgtccctgactgaggtcatgggttctagtctcacctcctccgaatatttataaggaggtgtgtgggcttcgtctgcccctacgtgggcttgatagtttgcccctgcgtgggcttgatttgtgcctcctgcgtggggcctgttgacacctctactttcataggcttgatctggtggtgtgtcgtatattgtgtttgtacttgtactcaaaaaaaaaaaaaaaaaaaaaaaaaaaaaaaaaaaaaaaaaaaaaaaaaaagatgtgttGCAATTTTTGGAAACATATGCCACATCAGCTTTTTCCGTCAACTACATACCGAAAAATCAGGCTCAGGACAGTTTTGTGTTGGATTTTGTAATATTAAGGATATTTGGgtcaaaatttaaatttcaaggacagaaacaagaaaaatgtgCAACTTTGAGGATATAAAGTATGGTTCagctaaataaagtaaaaaatataGCACCAAAAACTttacattacatatatatatatatagggtgttGCTATATATACTCATCCTATATACCTACCTATACCTATAAAACTCTATTTTTATCACTTTTGACTTTGGAGCACGGATTGCAATTAGATGGaaaaaaatctcaatcatttcttctctctccttccctttctctctcttcctctcaatCTCTCACTTCTTCAAATCCAATTCTTCCTCAATCATTCAACCAAACCCACAACCCAACATGAAATTGTATGTATTTCCATAGATATACGAGTTGGTGAAGTCGGCGAATCAAATCGAACAAGATAACAAGAAATGCACACAAGTGGCGTGGATCTTGAGTGtgacaagaaaaaagaagattcgAGCAAGAAGAAGATCTTGGGTGAGCGAGgcgtacaagaaaaaaaagatcttAGTAAGAATGAAATCTCAGTACTTGGGAGAAAGAGGCGTTgatggagaggaagagaaaggaagaaaagaagttAAGAGCAAATATTATttggccaacaaagatgttgtcttttattgatgtggttgtattgtaaaatgtgtgttttgcttatgtgatcatattgggataagtgttttgttgatgtagatgtattgatatttgatgttttggtgtagttttattgcggataatatggaggaatggaatgttgttggcctccatgttaggTGGGAAaagaaattgtatagaaatttgtgttttgttgatgtggttgtattgaaagatgtgttttgttgatgtgactgtattaaaaTACacgtttgacttgattttttgtgtaataaagatGGGATAgggtcaacatttttgttgacccaaCAAATAACAAACCATTACATTTACCTTAAGATCGGATTACTTTTCATTGTCATCTGTGTTGGATTACGTCAGCAATGGACCTATCACacctatacatgtatatatacatcattaataatctatctatctatctatctataaaaAACGGAGGCTCTACTATGCTTCCCCGCGAATTCCGTTGCCACGTGGGAAAAAccagagaggaagaaaaaatattttaaaaaaaatcaatttgacGTTTACAGTTCTCCAACTCGGTTCCATATTTGACCAGGTTCATCTTCGTCGATTCACCTTTGGTTCATCAATTCACGGCCTCTCGATTTGGGAAGACATGAAAACCTCAAGTTTAGGTTCatgtattttctcttcttccccTCACTGTGATTGCAAACTCGAACAAACTTTTGATCTAAGACCTTGCAGAAACGAATGAtcgagacagagagagaaagagaacgTGGTGAGGCATGGATCTGAACAAGatggttgagagagagagagagagtagagaaaggAAGGAAGAAGGAAAGGTGAGTCGGAGAAGTTTCAGTGATGACAACAACTGGATCATGATAAGTTAGTTGTTCAAGAGGTGAGCCATCTAATAGCATGGAAATTCCTTAATCTGTACTTCTAAGGATTCTTTAAATTTATTAAAGCATTTTTGATCTCATTTTGTGCTTGAAACACTTCTGTTATAGTTTTCCGGCATACGTACACCAGGTATGATTCTTCGTCCTTCATCTCTCAATTCTTCAATCTTTGCTCATCATCACAATCTTCAAATGTtcgttctcttttttttgtcttccaaGATCTTTCACTCTCTTCGTCAATTGCAAAGGAGCGTTTGTTCAAGCGTATATTCACTGTTCTTGAGCCGAttcagttttttgttttcagaAACCCCTCTGCCATATCAGAGACAACCAAGAAATTTGTCTCTGTCAAAATTTCAAAGCAACACGTTTCGATCTTTCATCTTTCAGGTTCGTATCCGTCCATTCATTTTGCTTGCGTCGATTCTTTTGTTTTGGGCTGGGAAATTAAAACCCTCTCCTATATctaagaaaatcatgaaaaaataTTCGAAATAATTTGATTGGGCAGAAATAATAGGTGTACAAAGTTTTCGTTGTTTTGTTTACTACACTAAAGTACTCGGTAATGTGGATGAGTTCGGAAGGTTAGCCGTGCTTGCAAATTGGTGAGCTTTTACTGGGAATTTTACCATCGCCATTcaatcttgaaaaaaaaaatgttgtatgCCTTGCGAATTTGTTTAGCAGTGTCTATGTGCATTTTTTGAATCCCTTTGTTGAACACTTTTAATACAGGTGTTCATCTACTTGATGTGCTTGACAGGTGATATGGTTGTAAGTGACAGCAATCATTCAGTTTCAGGGGGTTACTCTTCTGTCTCAAGGTCGTCACGAAAATATACAATTTAACTCCTCTGCTGTCGATTTGGTGAGTGTTCAGTTTTATATGCCCTTTGGAATTGAAATGCCATCTTGGTATTCTtggaatttctttatttttttatttcatatagAATTGTTATTTCAGTTTGTGCATATATGTTGGATATTATACTTGAGCAtcaactttattttctttttgtatttgGCTATTTGATTTGTTTCTTATAATTCGGATTTTTTTATCATAGAGTATATGCCTTCACGTCTTATTGTATGCAGTGTCCTTTTATTGTTGCCATAAGAGTTTGT contains:
- the LOC119982632 gene encoding tubby-like F-box protein 8 codes for the protein MSFRSIVRDVRDGFGSLSRRGFEVRLTGHHRGKSQGSLHDLHDQPLVIQNSRWASLPPELLFDIIKRLEESDSTWPARKHVVACAAVCRSWRAMCKEIVKSPEFCGKLTFPVSLKQPGSRDGMIQCFIKRDKSKLTYHLFLCLSPALLVENGKFLLSAKRTRRTTFTEYVISMDADNISKSSSTYIGKLRSNFLGTKFIIYDTQPPYTAANVPPPGRSSRRFYSKRVSPKVPTGSYNISQISYELNVLGTRGPRRMHCLMHSIPVSALDVGGSVPGQPELLPRSLEDSFRSISLTKSLEHSVEFSSARFSDIVGPRGDDDEEGKTQPLVLKNKPPRWHEQLQCWCLNFRGRVTVASVKNFQLIAATQPAAGAPTPSQPAPSDHDKIILQFGKVGKDKFTMDYRYPLSAFQAFAICLSSFDTKLACE